In one Cupriavidus taiwanensis genomic region, the following are encoded:
- a CDS encoding HIT family protein: MPRTPHCPLCETDGGELVWMGDRARLILVEHDRFPGFCRIVWNDHVAELSDLDDGDQAWLMRLVARVERVVREVMAPDKVNLAAFGNMVPHLHWHIIPRYRWDTHFPEAIWAAPQRAADAARVQELAGRLPALRTALALVQADDA, translated from the coding sequence ATGCCCCGCACCCCCCACTGCCCCCTCTGCGAAACCGACGGCGGCGAACTGGTCTGGATGGGCGACCGTGCCCGCCTGATCCTGGTCGAGCATGACCGCTTCCCCGGCTTCTGCCGCATCGTCTGGAACGACCACGTCGCCGAGCTGAGCGATCTGGATGACGGCGACCAGGCCTGGCTGATGCGGCTGGTCGCGCGCGTCGAGCGCGTGGTGCGCGAGGTGATGGCGCCCGACAAGGTCAACCTGGCGGCGTTCGGCAACATGGTGCCGCACCTGCACTGGCACATCATCCCGCGCTACCGCTGGGACACGCATTTCCCCGAGGCGATCTGGGCCGCGCCGCAGCGCGCGGCCGACGCCGCGCGCGTGCAGGAACTGGCCGGCCGGCTGCCGGCGCTGCGTACCGCGCTTGCGCTGGTCCAGGCGGACGACGCCTGA